One Polynucleobacter sp. MWH-Spelu-300-X4 genomic window carries:
- a CDS encoding DUF4337 domain-containing protein has translation MSGHGHVDPSNKKIALLISILALLLAISETMSKAYQTEVLTKQIEASNLWSFFQAKTIRSTVTKLTAETTQLTGKASDPKTASALEKWDAAAKRYDSEPETGEGRKELAARAKEAEAVRDLYMHKYHFVEIASGILQVAIVLASATIITGVSALSLVAGGLGVISLVLSGLGIFAPTLIHL, from the coding sequence ATGTCAGGTCATGGTCACGTAGATCCATCTAATAAAAAGATTGCTTTATTAATTTCCATCCTTGCGTTGTTATTAGCGATTAGCGAAACAATGAGCAAAGCGTATCAAACAGAAGTTCTCACCAAACAAATTGAGGCCTCTAATTTATGGTCTTTCTTCCAAGCCAAGACTATCCGCTCAACAGTCACTAAGTTAACCGCTGAAACAACACAGTTAACCGGTAAAGCTTCCGACCCAAAAACAGCATCAGCACTTGAAAAATGGGATGCTGCCGCCAAACGTTACGACTCAGAGCCAGAAACAGGGGAAGGTCGCAAAGAATTAGCGGCAAGAGCCAAAGAAGCGGAAGCGGTTCGCGATCTTTATATGCATAAATATCATTTTGTTGAAATTGCTTCGGGTATTTTGCAAGTAGCCATCGTTCTAGCATCAGCAACCATCATTACAGGCGTGAGCGCTCTAAGCTTAGTGGCTGGCGGGCTAGGCGTTATTTCTTTGGTATTAAGTGGCCTAGGAATTTTTGCCCCAACACTTATCCACCTTTAA
- a CDS encoding MFS transporter: protein MTGLVRLAFAAFFFFYFTYIGLMSPYASLYFASLHYSAIEIAALMSMFQITRILGPFAWGWLADIRRDRLGIMRTTSLLACFIFSAIFYLESYWALLVWMFLLNTVISSLMPLGEAATIHALYKDNTFDQRYGRLRLWGSIGFIVMVMGAGAWFEAYGIQSLPWFGMGALIILAILARTLREPPMEVTHHVTTSFWHVLRNSHVRWFLSANFWMIFGHAALYVFYSLYLDRLGYSKAEIGLFWMLGVLAEVVFFYFQNSFFKRFTAQHILMASYLIMALRFVMIAYWPNPVVLIVAQIMHAATFGAHHSASLKMLQTWFGGHLQARGQALYTTVSYGIGGTVGGLVAGWVWEGLGPEHVFGLAALSGLLGYLCIRKVNT from the coding sequence ATGACCGGTCTAGTACGGCTGGCTTTTGCGGCATTTTTCTTTTTTTATTTCACATATATTGGATTAATGTCTCCTTATGCAAGTTTGTATTTTGCAAGCTTGCATTACAGCGCAATTGAAATTGCAGCATTGATGTCGATGTTCCAAATTACTAGAATTTTGGGACCATTTGCTTGGGGCTGGCTAGCAGATATTAGAAGAGATCGTTTGGGCATTATGCGCACAACTTCTCTTTTGGCCTGTTTTATTTTTTCCGCCATTTTTTATCTTGAAAGTTATTGGGCGCTGCTAGTTTGGATGTTTTTATTGAACACCGTGATTAGCAGTTTGATGCCTCTGGGGGAGGCTGCCACAATTCATGCCTTATATAAAGACAATACATTTGATCAGCGTTATGGACGTTTAAGGTTGTGGGGATCTATTGGATTTATTGTGATGGTGATGGGGGCTGGCGCTTGGTTTGAGGCTTATGGCATACAAAGCCTACCTTGGTTTGGAATGGGGGCGCTCATCATCTTGGCAATCTTAGCTAGAACTTTGAGGGAACCCCCGATGGAAGTCACGCATCATGTCACAACAAGTTTTTGGCATGTCTTAAGAAATAGTCATGTCAGATGGTTTTTGTCAGCCAATTTTTGGATGATTTTTGGCCATGCGGCTTTATATGTTTTCTACTCTCTTTATTTGGACCGTTTGGGATATTCAAAAGCAGAGATTGGTTTATTTTGGATGCTAGGTGTTCTAGCTGAGGTGGTATTTTTCTACTTTCAGAATAGTTTTTTCAAAAGATTTACTGCCCAGCATATTTTGATGGCGTCTTATCTCATCATGGCATTACGTTTTGTAATGATTGCTTATTGGCCTAATCCGGTTGTTTTAATCGTAGCGCAAATCATGCATGCGGCGACTTTTGGCGCACATCACAGCGCTAGCTTAAAGATGTTGCAAACTTGGTTTGGGGGACATTTGCAAGCTAGAGGGCAGGCGCTTTACACCACAGTTTCCTATGGTATTGGCGGGACTGTAGGTGGTTTAGTCGCCGGTTGGGTTTGGGAAGGTTTAGGCCCTGAGCATGTTTTTGGTTTGGCGGCATTAAGTGGCCTATTGGGCTATTTGTGTATTCGCAAAGTAAATACTTAA
- the aroC gene encoding chorismate synthase: MAGSSLGHLFTITTFGESHGPAIGAVVDGCPPGMSLSAADIQGDLDRRKPGTSRHVTQRQEADQVEILSGVFEGKTTGTPIALLIRNTDQRSQDYGDILDTFRPGHADYTYWHKYGIRDPRGGGRSSARLTAPVVAAAAVAKKWLAEKYGMEFYGYMTQLGEVEIPFESKQEIGNNPFFAPNANVIPKLESYMDDLRKAGDSCGARLTVVAKGVPVGLGEPLFDKLDADIAHAMMGINAVKGVEIGAGFKSVAQKGSEHGDEIFRDGFATNHAGGVLGGISSGQDVVVSIAIKPTSSIMMPKQSINRAGQPAVVQTKGRHDPCVGIRATPIAEAMLALVIMDHVLRYRAQCGDVVVDTPRVPAQRP; this comes from the coding sequence ATGGCAGGAAGCTCACTCGGACATTTATTTACTATCACCACCTTTGGTGAATCTCACGGACCAGCGATTGGTGCCGTGGTGGATGGTTGCCCTCCCGGTATGTCTTTATCGGCAGCGGATATTCAAGGCGATTTGGATCGACGCAAGCCTGGTACATCTCGACATGTAACTCAAAGGCAGGAAGCGGATCAAGTAGAGATTCTTTCTGGTGTTTTTGAGGGTAAGACAACAGGTACGCCAATCGCTTTATTAATTCGTAATACAGATCAGCGTAGCCAAGACTACGGTGATATTTTGGATACCTTTCGGCCTGGCCATGCTGATTACACTTATTGGCATAAGTATGGCATTCGTGATCCACGTGGTGGTGGCCGTTCGTCAGCTCGTTTAACCGCGCCTGTGGTTGCAGCAGCAGCCGTTGCTAAGAAATGGTTGGCTGAGAAATATGGCATGGAGTTTTATGGCTATATGACCCAGTTGGGTGAGGTAGAGATTCCATTCGAAAGTAAGCAAGAGATTGGAAATAATCCATTTTTTGCACCTAATGCCAATGTTATTCCTAAGCTTGAGAGTTACATGGATGATTTGCGTAAAGCAGGGGATTCCTGTGGAGCGCGTTTGACTGTGGTTGCTAAAGGGGTACCTGTTGGTTTGGGTGAACCTTTATTTGATAAGTTAGATGCTGATATTGCCCATGCCATGATGGGTATCAATGCTGTGAAAGGTGTTGAAATTGGTGCGGGCTTTAAGAGTGTGGCGCAAAAGGGTAGTGAGCACGGTGATGAAATTTTCCGTGATGGTTTTGCGACCAACCATGCTGGTGGTGTTTTAGGTGGTATTAGTAGTGGCCAGGATGTGGTAGTTTCGATTGCCATTAAGCCAACCTCATCGATTATGATGCCTAAGCAATCCATTAATCGCGCTGGACAACCTGCAGTAGTTCAAACTAAGGGTCGTCATGATCCTTGCGTAGGGATTCGTGCAACACCGATTGCTGAAGCAATGTTGGCGTTAGTCATCATGGATCATGTGTTGCGCTATCGTGCGCAATGTGGCGATGTGGTTGTTGACACGCCACGTGTTCCAGCGCAGCGTCCTTAA
- a CDS encoding CBS domain-containing protein — MKVSDILRVKGSTLYTVSPETSLSAAVHVMAEKDIGSLVVMEYSKLAGILTFREVIDTLAKEHGTLGQTNVRAVMDQSPLTTTPDTDLDDVRRMMLEKHARYLPVMEGSVLMGVISFYDVAKAVVEAQSFENTMLKAYIRDWPAEEPQAESK, encoded by the coding sequence ATGAAGGTTAGTGATATTTTGCGTGTGAAGGGTAGTACGCTTTATACAGTTTCTCCAGAGACGTCTTTATCAGCTGCTGTGCATGTAATGGCAGAAAAGGATATTGGCTCTTTGGTGGTGATGGAATACTCTAAGTTAGCCGGCATTTTGACCTTCCGTGAGGTGATTGATACTTTGGCTAAAGAACATGGTACTTTGGGACAAACCAATGTGCGTGCCGTGATGGATCAATCTCCTTTAACAACCACACCTGATACCGATTTGGATGATGTCCGTCGCATGATGTTGGAAAAGCATGCGCGTTATTTGCCTGTGATGGAAGGCTCAGTTTTGATGGGAGTCATTTCTTTTTACGATGTGGCTAAAGCGGTGGTCGAAGCTCAAAGCTTTGAAAACACCATGCTTAAAGCTTATATTCGTGATTGGCCTGCTGAAGAGCCTCAGGCTGAATCTAAATAA
- a CDS encoding YihY family inner membrane protein, with translation MQVIHHKDSILDFLRYMRRCAKGGRINELAASLSFTTILSLVPMVTVAFSLLAVLPRFLRLRKAFQEWLSDNLIPGNIGDPILLYLNQFALKAKSLTIFGSLGLIIGVFFTLLTVENAFNRIWGVQHPRPFVKRIGIHLIATIMGPLLLGGSIYLSSMVLSASNGLIGPLSAGFDFVASVFPILLSILSFGLVYKILPYEKIQWQDAFWGGAFAAVVFEIAKFGFAWFATSFPLYRTVYGAFAILPLFLVWIYLTWWVTLAGATLVANLPIMRAWEKGLETPKL, from the coding sequence GTGCAAGTAATTCATCATAAAGATTCTATCCTCGATTTTCTCCGCTATATGCGTCGATGCGCTAAAGGTGGCCGTATTAATGAGCTCGCCGCTAGCTTATCGTTTACGACTATTTTGTCGTTGGTGCCTATGGTGACGGTTGCCTTCTCTTTGTTGGCAGTATTACCTCGTTTCCTTCGTTTGCGTAAAGCCTTTCAGGAATGGCTTTCGGATAATTTGATCCCAGGCAATATTGGAGACCCTATTCTTTTGTATCTGAACCAATTTGCTTTAAAGGCAAAGAGCCTCACTATTTTTGGCTCCCTTGGGTTAATTATTGGTGTTTTTTTTACACTTTTAACTGTTGAAAATGCTTTTAATCGTATTTGGGGAGTCCAGCATCCTCGGCCATTTGTGAAGCGTATTGGTATTCATTTAATTGCAACCATTATGGGACCACTTCTTTTGGGGGGCAGTATTTATTTGAGCTCAATGGTGCTGAGCGCATCTAATGGGCTAATTGGTCCATTAAGTGCGGGTTTTGATTTTGTTGCTTCAGTATTTCCTATTTTGCTGTCGATCTTATCTTTTGGCTTGGTTTATAAAATTTTGCCTTACGAAAAAATCCAATGGCAAGATGCCTTTTGGGGTGGAGCTTTCGCAGCTGTTGTGTTTGAGATCGCGAAATTCGGTTTTGCTTGGTTCGCCACTAGCTTTCCTTTATACCGCACCGTTTATGGGGCTTTCGCCATCCTTCCTTTGTTCTTGGTCTGGATTTACTTAACTTGGTGGGTTACTTTGGCCGGCGCAACATTAGTCGCTAATTTGCCGATTATGAGGGCTTGGGAAAAGGGGCTGGAGACACCCAAGCTGTAA
- the wrbA gene encoding NAD(P)H:quinone oxidoreductase: MTKNINGTILVIYYSRNGATRQLAELIAEGIESVPGASARIRTVPSVSATSEATEPEIPASGPPYVEHKDLEECVGLALGSPTRFGNMASAMKYFLDNTTSQWLSGALAGKPASVFTSTGSMHGGQESTLLSMIIPLMHHGMVIVGLPYSNPELMNTQTGGSPYGVTHYAKTDGSAPISTEEKKLAIAQGKRLAEIALKLA, from the coding sequence ATGACTAAAAATATCAATGGCACAATTTTAGTAATTTATTACTCAAGAAATGGTGCTACGCGCCAGTTAGCAGAACTCATTGCTGAAGGTATTGAAAGCGTACCGGGGGCTAGTGCTCGTATTAGAACTGTTCCATCCGTTTCTGCCACAAGCGAAGCTACTGAGCCAGAGATTCCAGCTTCAGGCCCTCCTTATGTTGAACATAAAGATTTGGAAGAATGCGTAGGTTTAGCATTAGGTTCACCGACGCGCTTTGGAAACATGGCATCAGCCATGAAGTACTTTTTAGATAACACCACCTCACAGTGGCTATCTGGCGCTCTTGCAGGCAAACCAGCATCTGTATTTACCAGCACAGGCAGCATGCATGGCGGACAAGAAAGTACCTTACTTTCCATGATAATTCCTTTAATGCACCATGGCATGGTGATCGTGGGGCTACCCTATAGCAATCCAGAATTAATGAACACACAAACTGGTGGTTCCCCATATGGCGTCACACACTATGCAAAAACAGATGGCTCAGCACCCATTTCCACTGAGGAAAAGAAACTGGCCATTGCGCAAGGTAAACGCCTGGCTGAAATTGCCCTTAAATTGGCTTAA
- a CDS encoding DUF2069 domain-containing protein yields the protein MTTPRSLSDIPAPKESWRICAWFSWFALIILCILWESVLAPIKPGGSWAVIKVVPLLFALKGIWQARSYTMQWASMLIMLYFIEGVTRLNDPGFSAYLAGAEVMLSLIAYVALLAYLKPLKKQAKLKKALEESNLS from the coding sequence ATGACCACACCACGCTCACTTAGCGATATTCCCGCACCTAAAGAATCTTGGCGCATCTGCGCATGGTTTTCCTGGTTTGCTTTAATCATATTGTGCATTTTGTGGGAAAGTGTTTTAGCCCCCATCAAACCCGGTGGCTCATGGGCTGTTATCAAAGTGGTGCCTCTTTTATTTGCGTTAAAAGGCATTTGGCAAGCTCGCAGCTACACCATGCAATGGGCTTCTATGCTCATCATGCTGTATTTCATTGAGGGTGTCACGCGCCTAAATGACCCCGGCTTTTCAGCTTACCTAGCAGGCGCAGAGGTTATGCTTAGCCTAATTGCTTATGTTGCCTTATTAGCTTATTTAAAACCCCTCAAAAAACAAGCCAAACTTAAAAAAGCTTTAGAGGAATCGAATCTATCATGA
- a CDS encoding FAD-binding oxidoreductase: MSLSDSAFISALQKIVGAEQVITHPSDLEPYLIDWRKRYKGQALAALRPANTLEVSEIVKLCSANQIAIVPQGGNTGMCGGATPNPTGRQVVISLQRMNQVRSVDIANQTMTVEAGCILKNVQEAAAAANRYFPLSLGSEGSCTIGGNLSTNAGGTAVLRYGNTRELCLGLEVVLPSGEILNSLRGLRKDNTGYDLRDLFIGAEGSLGIITAAVIKIFPTPVAQWTALVAVPHAQGAVELLNLFQSGASAQLTGFEMMSDESLALLKHYYPPLASPLDGPNAYEVLVEISDYESEEHAMQLMETILEKALESGCATDAAIASSLSQAQKFWDMREHIPLAQADDGQNIKHDVSLPISAIPNFIETCNTLLRREYPGVRVINYGHLGDGNLHYNIAGASSKETGEFFTKYSKEIQALVYKEVEKYNGSISAEHGVGQQKVDYLVGHRGDIAVQVMKSIKQALDPHSLMNPGKVLAS; the protein is encoded by the coding sequence ATGAGCTTATCTGATTCAGCATTTATCAGCGCACTACAAAAAATTGTTGGCGCAGAACAAGTCATCACTCATCCAAGCGATTTAGAACCGTACCTGATTGATTGGCGCAAGCGCTACAAAGGGCAAGCATTAGCTGCCTTACGCCCCGCCAATACTCTAGAAGTATCTGAGATAGTCAAACTATGCTCAGCCAATCAGATTGCAATTGTTCCTCAAGGTGGCAACACAGGCATGTGCGGTGGAGCAACGCCGAACCCAACCGGTCGCCAAGTAGTTATTTCTTTACAAAGGATGAATCAGGTTCGGTCTGTCGATATCGCTAACCAAACCATGACAGTTGAGGCTGGTTGCATTCTAAAAAATGTTCAAGAAGCTGCAGCCGCAGCCAATCGCTACTTTCCTCTTAGCTTAGGGTCTGAGGGAAGTTGCACAATTGGCGGCAACCTTTCCACAAATGCGGGTGGCACAGCGGTACTACGTTACGGTAATACCCGTGAACTTTGCTTAGGTCTAGAAGTAGTCCTCCCGTCTGGAGAAATCTTAAACAGCTTAAGAGGTTTACGCAAAGACAACACAGGCTACGACTTAAGAGATTTATTTATTGGTGCAGAAGGCAGCCTTGGCATCATCACAGCTGCTGTGATCAAAATATTTCCAACACCAGTAGCCCAATGGACAGCACTGGTTGCCGTTCCTCATGCGCAAGGTGCTGTTGAGTTACTCAATCTCTTTCAATCCGGTGCATCTGCCCAACTCACTGGTTTTGAAATGATGTCTGATGAAAGTTTAGCGCTCTTAAAACACTACTACCCTCCATTGGCAAGCCCTCTAGATGGCCCTAACGCCTACGAAGTGCTCGTTGAAATCTCCGACTATGAAAGCGAAGAGCATGCCATGCAGCTAATGGAGACCATTCTGGAAAAAGCACTTGAATCTGGCTGCGCCACAGATGCGGCAATTGCTAGCAGCCTATCGCAAGCTCAAAAATTTTGGGATATGCGAGAGCACATTCCTCTAGCTCAAGCAGATGATGGTCAAAATATCAAACACGATGTCTCACTCCCTATTTCTGCCATTCCCAATTTTATTGAGACCTGCAACACACTATTACGCCGCGAATATCCAGGCGTTCGAGTAATTAACTATGGGCACCTCGGGGATGGCAATTTGCATTACAACATTGCGGGCGCTAGCTCAAAAGAGACGGGGGAATTTTTCACCAAATACTCTAAAGAAATCCAAGCTTTGGTTTACAAAGAAGTAGAAAAATACAATGGATCAATTTCTGCAGAGCATGGCGTGGGCCAACAAAAAGTAGATTATCTAGTTGGTCACCGAGGCGATATCGCTGTGCAAGTCATGAAATCAATCAAGCAAGCACTAGACCCTCATTCACTGATGAACCCAGGCAAAGTTTTAGCTAGCTAA
- a CDS encoding winged helix-turn-helix domain-containing protein encodes MKSKELQDIYFRFLNLVRSIEELPDFPKLDATENELLNMVASQWKKGERLLVSDAIAMRQIGSPATLHARLKQLREKDMINYVIETDGRKKYIEPTDMALKYFSQISDCMVQASKA; translated from the coding sequence ATGAAAAGTAAGGAGTTGCAGGACATCTATTTTAGATTTTTAAACTTGGTTCGCTCTATTGAGGAATTGCCTGATTTCCCTAAATTAGATGCTACTGAAAACGAATTACTGAATATGGTTGCCTCACAGTGGAAAAAAGGTGAGCGTCTTTTGGTAAGCGATGCGATTGCGATGCGCCAAATTGGTTCCCCAGCTACATTGCATGCGCGTTTGAAGCAATTGCGCGAAAAAGACATGATTAATTACGTTATCGAAACTGATGGCCGTAAGAAATATATTGAACCAACAGATATGGCTTTGAAATATTTTTCACAGATTTCGGATTGCATGGTTCAAGCTTCTAAGGCTTAA
- a CDS encoding NADP-dependent isocitrate dehydrogenase codes for MATEKSKIIYTLTDEAPALATCAFLPIIRTFTAPADIEVETSDISVAGRILAEFPDYLTEEQKVPNNLAELGRLTLLPDTNIIKLPNISAAMPQLVAAIKELQTRGYKIPNFPDDPKTDEEKEIRKRYSKCLGSAVNPVLREGNSDRRAPAAVKRYARNNPHSMGEWSQASRTHVSHMHGGDFYSSEKSMVVPKACDVKMDLVTKSGKTIVLKEKVSLLESEIIDSMYMSKKALCKFYEDQIEDARKTGVMLSFHVKATMMKVSHPIVFGHMVKIFYKDAFEKHAKLFAELGVNANNGLSSVYEKISTLPESKREEIIKDLHACHEHRPELAMVDSAKGITNLHSPNDVIVDASMPAMIRIGGKMWGADGRPKDTKAIMPESTFARIYQEMINFCKTNGNFNPVTMGTVPNVGLMAQQAEEYGSHDKTFEIPEDGVARIVTADGTVLLEQHVEEGDIWRMCQVKDAPIRDWVKLAVTRARLSNTPAVFWLDEYRPHEAELIKKVKTYLKDHDTTGLDIQIMSQTRAMRYTLERVMRGKDTISVTGNILRDYLTDLFPIMELGTSAKMLSIVPLMAGGGLFETGAGGSAPKHVKQLVEENHLRWDSLGEFLALAVSIEDVGIKKNNAKAKVLAKTLDDATGQLLENRKSPSSRTGELDNRGSQFYLAMYWAQALAAQTDDKELQAHFAPLAKKLTDSEAKIIAELNAVQGKAADIGGYYLADAEKCKAVMRPSATLNAILKEFQVK; via the coding sequence ATGGCAACAGAAAAATCAAAGATTATTTATACGCTGACTGATGAAGCACCAGCATTAGCAACTTGCGCCTTCTTGCCAATCATCAGAACATTTACTGCGCCAGCGGATATTGAAGTAGAAACAAGTGATATTTCTGTTGCGGGTCGCATCCTAGCCGAGTTCCCTGATTACCTAACGGAAGAACAAAAAGTTCCTAATAACTTGGCAGAGCTAGGTAGATTAACTTTATTGCCTGATACCAACATCATCAAACTTCCTAACATCAGCGCAGCTATGCCTCAATTAGTAGCGGCTATTAAAGAATTACAAACTCGCGGCTACAAGATCCCTAACTTCCCAGATGATCCAAAAACAGATGAGGAAAAAGAGATTCGTAAGCGCTATTCAAAATGTTTAGGTAGTGCAGTAAATCCAGTTTTACGTGAAGGCAACTCAGACCGCAGAGCTCCAGCAGCTGTTAAACGCTATGCGCGCAACAACCCTCACTCAATGGGCGAATGGAGCCAAGCATCTCGTACACACGTATCACACATGCACGGTGGTGACTTTTACTCTAGCGAAAAATCAATGGTTGTACCTAAGGCCTGCGATGTAAAAATGGACCTAGTGACCAAGAGCGGTAAAACCATTGTTCTTAAAGAAAAAGTTTCTTTGCTTGAGAGTGAAATCATCGACAGCATGTACATGAGCAAAAAAGCTCTTTGCAAGTTCTACGAAGATCAAATTGAAGATGCTCGCAAAACTGGCGTAATGCTGTCTTTCCACGTTAAAGCAACCATGATGAAAGTGTCACACCCGATCGTATTCGGTCACATGGTTAAGATTTTTTATAAAGACGCATTTGAGAAACACGCAAAATTATTCGCTGAATTAGGCGTAAATGCTAACAATGGTTTAAGTAGCGTTTACGAAAAAATCAGCACATTACCTGAGTCTAAGCGCGAAGAGATCATCAAAGATCTACACGCTTGCCACGAACACCGTCCAGAGTTGGCGATGGTGGATTCAGCTAAGGGCATCACTAACTTGCACTCACCTAACGACGTGATCGTGGATGCGTCTATGCCAGCAATGATTCGTATCGGCGGCAAGATGTGGGGTGCTGATGGTCGTCCAAAAGATACTAAAGCGATCATGCCTGAAAGTACATTTGCTCGTATCTACCAAGAAATGATCAATTTCTGCAAAACAAATGGCAACTTCAACCCTGTCACCATGGGTACGGTTCCTAACGTTGGCCTCATGGCTCAACAAGCAGAAGAATATGGTTCACACGACAAAACGTTTGAGATCCCTGAAGACGGGGTTGCTCGCATTGTTACAGCCGACGGTACAGTATTGCTTGAGCAGCATGTTGAAGAAGGTGACATTTGGCGTATGTGCCAAGTAAAAGATGCTCCAATCAGAGATTGGGTCAAATTGGCAGTCACACGTGCGCGTCTATCAAATACACCAGCGGTATTCTGGCTTGATGAGTACCGTCCACATGAAGCCGAATTAATCAAGAAAGTAAAAACTTATTTGAAAGACCACGATACAACAGGTCTTGATATCCAGATCATGTCTCAAACTCGTGCGATGCGTTATACATTAGAACGCGTGATGCGCGGTAAAGACACAATTTCTGTGACAGGTAACATTCTTCGCGATTACTTAACAGACCTCTTCCCAATTATGGAATTAGGCACCAGCGCGAAAATGCTTTCTATCGTGCCATTGATGGCTGGTGGCGGCTTGTTTGAAACAGGTGCAGGCGGTTCTGCTCCTAAACACGTGAAGCAACTTGTTGAGGAAAACCACTTGCGTTGGGATTCATTAGGTGAATTCTTAGCATTGGCAGTTTCAATTGAAGATGTTGGCATTAAGAAAAATAATGCCAAAGCAAAAGTTTTGGCTAAGACATTAGATGATGCAACTGGTCAATTACTTGAGAATAGAAAATCTCCTTCTTCACGTACAGGCGAATTAGACAACCGTGGTAGCCAATTCTACTTGGCCATGTATTGGGCACAAGCATTAGCTGCTCAAACAGATGACAAAGAACTGCAAGCTCACTTCGCACCTCTAGCCAAGAAGTTGACGGATAGCGAAGCAAAAATTATTGCTGAGTTGAATGCAGTGCAAGGTAAAGCAGCTGACATTGGCGGCTACTACCTAGCTGACGCTGAGAAATGTAAAGCAGTGATGCGTCCAAGCGCAACATTGAATGCTATTTTGAAAGAGTTTCAAGTTAAGTAA
- the pal gene encoding peptidoglycan-associated lipoprotein Pal, translating into MLNLSKIGLIVCLTAMLGACSTTSLDSNKVASVDVSSQAGYDPINDPKSSVYGKRSIYFDFDSYTVKPEYQSVISAHAQYLRANKDKTAGIAIQGNTDERGTTEYNLALGQRRSEAVKKALVLLGVDQSQLEAVSFGKEKPKANGSNEEAWKENRRADIVYK; encoded by the coding sequence ATGTTGAACTTATCAAAAATCGGTCTTATTGTTTGCTTAACAGCTATGTTAGGAGCTTGTAGTACAACTTCATTAGATTCAAATAAAGTGGCATCTGTGGATGTGAGTTCTCAAGCAGGCTATGACCCTATTAATGATCCAAAATCAAGCGTCTATGGAAAGAGAAGCATTTACTTTGATTTCGATAGCTATACGGTTAAGCCTGAGTATCAGTCTGTTATTTCAGCGCATGCACAGTATTTACGTGCTAACAAAGATAAAACAGCGGGTATCGCTATTCAAGGTAATACAGATGAACGTGGCACAACAGAGTACAACTTGGCTTTGGGTCAAAGACGTTCGGAGGCTGTGAAGAAAGCGCTTGTGTTGTTGGGTGTTGATCAATCACAGTTAGAGGCAGTTAGCTTTGGTAAAGAAAAGCCAAAAGCCAATGGCAGTAATGAAGAAGCTTGGAAAGAAAATCGCCGAGCAGATATCGTTTATAAGTAA